One segment of Fructilactobacillus hinvesii DNA contains the following:
- a CDS encoding acyl carrier protein, whose protein sequence is MDEKTVFYTVAQTLEDQFQVEKAEINRETNFQRDLGADFVDLAHFIVEIEDEFGDVIPDDAAEQIDTVQDLVDVIVKNTPDKK, encoded by the coding sequence ATGGATGAAAAAACGGTATTTTATACGGTAGCCCAAACGCTTGAAGACCAATTTCAAGTAGAAAAAGCGGAAATTAATCGAGAAACTAACTTTCAACGAGATTTAGGTGCTGATTTCGTAGATTTAGCGCACTTTATCGTGGAAATTGAAGATGAATTTGGCGACGTCATTCCAGATGATGCGGCCGAACAAATTGATACGGTCCAGGATTTAGTAGATGTGATTGTGAAAAATACACCTGACAAAAAATAA
- the rnc gene encoding ribonuclease III: protein MQKEFDHKLASDYNIKFNNEALLDEAFTQASYVNEHPDENLKFYERLEFLGDAVYQLVVSDYIFKRYPDMPQGRLTRLRAAMVNRHSFSRFARECHFDKYIRLGKGEEKAGARNRDSLLCDIFESFIGAVYLDQGIETVKNFCRLVIFPKLDEGWFDEFFDHKTELQEAIQVNGPVDINYQLLDENGPDNDRQFKVAVLVDQQELGVGEGHSKKSAEQSAAKAALNKLGIKDQKLQ from the coding sequence TTGCAGAAAGAATTTGACCATAAATTAGCCAGTGATTATAACATTAAATTTAACAATGAAGCTTTATTAGATGAAGCCTTTACGCAGGCTTCGTACGTTAACGAACATCCAGATGAAAACTTAAAGTTTTACGAACGATTAGAGTTTTTAGGGGACGCTGTTTATCAACTTGTGGTTTCTGACTATATCTTTAAACGTTATCCAGATATGCCCCAAGGACGGTTAACCCGGTTACGGGCAGCGATGGTTAATCGGCATAGTTTTAGTCGGTTTGCGCGTGAATGTCATTTTGATAAATACATTCGGCTGGGAAAGGGAGAAGAAAAGGCCGGAGCGCGAAATAGAGATTCACTCCTGTGTGATATCTTTGAATCGTTTATTGGGGCTGTGTACCTTGACCAGGGAATTGAAACCGTTAAAAACTTTTGTCGATTAGTCATTTTCCCTAAGCTGGACGAAGGCTGGTTTGATGAATTCTTTGACCACAAGACCGAGTTACAGGAAGCCATTCAAGTTAACGGACCGGTGGACATTAATTACCAACTATTAGATGAAAATGGTCCTGATAACGACCGGCAGTTTAAAGTGGCGGTTTTGGTTGATCAACAAGAACTGGGGGTTGGCGAAGGCCATTCGAAAAAGAGTG